A window of Hypanus sabinus isolate sHypSab1 unplaced genomic scaffold, sHypSab1.hap1 scaffold_698, whole genome shotgun sequence contains these coding sequences:
- the LOC132389897 gene encoding muscarinic acetylcholine receptor M2-like: protein MANLTQTNSSLSNLTYIERGRAYKTVELIFIVIVALSLSLVTIIGNILVMLSIKVNRQLHTINNYFIFSLACADLIIGVFSMNLYTIYIVFGYWPMGPVVCDLWLALDYVVSSASVMNLLIISFDRYFCVTKPLSYPVKRTTKMARMMIAAAWVLSFILWAPAILFWQFIVGGRTVKVGECHIQFFSNPVVTFGTGIAAFYLPVITMTILYVHISRASKSRVKKVKKEPESNKGTIFLWLVRGKRMKSNNNNISSVPEEMQNVKTQNGKAAGEVMTDYCGQGEEKGVSNDSTFFSVVPSIQTEERTIDESSNISSEQRQFSNDSSKLSSIKVVTKSQKSDYCATTIEMVSENSSKNGKDRELAAAHKMKKTPAEKKKGAATRENKVTRTVLAILLAFIITWTPYNVMVLINTLCSVCVPNTVWSIGYWLCYINSTLNPACYALCNATFKKTFKHLLFCQYKNIR from the coding sequence ATGGCTAATTTAACGCAGACAAATTCATCGCTCAGCAACCTAACATACATTGAAAGAGGGAGGGCTTACAAAACAGTTGAACTAATCTTCATTGTGATTGTAGCATTATCTTTGAGTCTGGTGACCATTATCGGAAACATTCTGGTTATGCTTTCTATCAAAGTAAACAGACAGTTACATACAATTAACAActattttattttcagcttaGCCTGTGCCGATTTGATTATTGGTGTGTTCTCCATGAACCTTTACACCATTTACATCGTCTTTGGCTACTGGCCCATGGGCCCAGTGGTGTGTGATTTGTGGCTGGCTCTAGATTATGTTGTTAGCTCTGCATCTGTCATGAACCTTCTTATCATCAGCTTTGACCGATATTTCTGTGTGACAAAGCCTCTCAGCTACCCTGTGAAGAGAACCACCAAGATGGCACGGATGATGATTGCAGCTGCTTGGGTGCTGTCATTTATCCTGTGGGCTCCTGCCATTCTCTTCTGGCAGTTCATTGTAGGTGGACGGACAGTTAAAGTAGGTGAGTGTCATATACAGTTCTTCTCAAATCCAGTTGTCACTTTTGGTACTGGAATAGCAGCCTTCTATCTACCAGTTATTACCATGACGATTCTGTATGTGCACATATCCCGTGCTAGCAAGAGTCGGGTCAAGAAGGTTAAGAAAGAGCCAGAGTCAAACAAAGGTACCATTTTTCTCTGGTTAGTGCGAGGCAAAAGAATGAAATCGAATAATAACAACATTTCAAGTGTACCTGAAGAGATGCAGAATGTCAAAACACAGAACGGCAAGGCAGCTGGTGAAGTAATGACGGATTATTGTGGCCAAGGAGAGGAAAAGGGGGTCTCAAATGACTCGACTTTCTTCAGTGTCGTCCCTTCCATCCAGACGGAGGAAAGAACGATTGATGAGAGCTCAAACATCTCCAGTGAGCAAAGGCAATTTAGCAATGACAGCTCCAAGCTCTCCAGCATAAAGGTTGTCACGAAATCCCAAAAGAGTGACTACTGTGCTACCACAATTGAAATGGTGTCAGAAAACAGCAGCAAGAATGGTAAAGACAGAGAGCTCGCCGCAGCCCACAAGATGAAAAAGACCCCTGCTGAGAAAAAGAAGGGAGCTGCAACCCGGGAGAATAAGGTGACCAGGACCGTCTTGGCTATTCTGCTGGCATTTATCATCACCTGGACCCCTTACAATGTCATGGTACTCATTAACACGTTATGTTCAGTCTGCGTCCCTAACACAGTATGGTCTATTGGATACTGGCTCTGTTACATCAACAGTACTCTAAACCCAGCCTGCTATGCACTATGCAATGCTACCTTCAAGAAAACCTTCAAACATCTTCTCTTCTGtcaatataaaaacataagataA